In a single window of the Thamnophis elegans isolate rThaEle1 chromosome 8, rThaEle1.pri, whole genome shotgun sequence genome:
- the LOC116512681 gene encoding phospholipid scramblase 1-like — protein sequence MPLPPSFSLCPPGLEYLSHLDWLLIHQKYEILEVITSFETANKYEVRNRLGEMVYFATEENNCLMRNCLGTLRPFTMVISNHVGQQVIHLVRPFRCDGCCCPCCLQELEIQAPPGLPIGYIQQLWHPCLPKFVL from the coding sequence ATGCCATTACCACCATCATTTTCCCTCTGTCCTCCCGGGCTGGAATATTTATCCCACCTTGATTGGTTGTTAATCCACCAGAAATATGAAATCCTGGAGGTGATCACATCTTTCGAAACAGCCAACAAGTACGAAGTGAGAAACAGGCTGGGGGAAATGGTGTATTTCGCCACCGAAGAGAACAACTGCCTCATGAGGAATTGCCTCGGGACCTTGAGGCCTTTCACCATGGTGATCTCCAACCACGTGGGGCAACAGGTCATCCATCTCGTGCGCCCTTTCCGTTGCGACGGCTGCTGCTGCCCGTGCTGCCTGCAAGAATTGGAAATCCAGGCCCCGCCGGGCTTACCCATCGGCTACATCCAGCAGCTGTGGCACCCCTGCCTGCCCAAATTTGTCCTCTGA